One Carya illinoinensis cultivar Pawnee chromosome 5, C.illinoinensisPawnee_v1, whole genome shotgun sequence genomic window, GGTGACAACTTTCCTAAATGGCAAAAAGCCATGACCCGTGCCCTTAATGCCAGAAACAAATTGGCCTTTGTTAATGGCACCCTTTCTCCACCCAAACCCAACTCCACAGATTATCCACAATGGAACCAAACTAAAGATATGGTTCTTACCTGGCTCCTCAATTCCATCAGCCCCTCCATCGCCAACTCCCTTGAATTTCACACCGACCCACGAGTCGTATGGCTTGATCTTCAATCACGCTTTTTCCACGGTAACAATGCACGAATTTATCACCTTAAGCGAGAGCTCTCTTCCCTACAACAGCACACCCATTTAGTTCATGAGTATTACAACCAAATCAAGCAAATTTGGGATAAACTCAGCCACTTACAACAGACCAATGATCTCAAAGAAATGCAACAACAAGCTGAAGATGAGAGAGTTTACCAGTTTCTACTTGGCCTAAATGACTCTTTTTCCCAGCTGAGAACCCAAATCCTAGCCATGGAAACCCTTCCTCCCATcaccaaaattttttctattctttttcagGAGGAACAGCAGCGTCTCCTCCATGTAAGGCCGGCGGTAGCACTGGAAGCCCACATCTTCGCCGCTCATTCTAGTGGTCCTCCACGGAAACCCCTGCACTGCACCGAGTGTGGGAAACACGGCCACACCCGTGACCGATGCTGGTGCCTTGTGGGATATCCAGCCGAACGGGAGCCTCGGGGCAAACAGTAGCCCTCTCTTCTCAGAAAACTCCCTTCCCCTTCGCAGCCGATGGCTCACCAAGCCTCCCTTTCCTCTCCGATTCCTGGTCTAACACCGGATCTCTACCTCAAACTTCTTGATCTGCTCAAGCTGACTTCCCCTGCTGCAAATTTTATTGGTAACGTTTCCTCTCTCCCTTCATTTGACAGCCACCGTGACTGGGTGGTGGACAGTGGTGCCACCAATCACCTCTGCCATGACCGAAGCATGTTCTCTTCCCTGGTTGTTCACTCCCTTGACCGAAATGTCACTTTACCCAATGGCCATTTAATTTCCATAGAGGGTGTCGGCACATGTGTCTTAGCTGATCACCTCATTTTGCAAAATGTCCTCTTTGTCCCTCAGTTTTGTTTTAACCTCCTTTCTGTCCCTCAACTCACTCATACTAATTCttgtattatttctttttcttcttcaactgtCTCTTTTCAGGACCCGCACTCGAAAAGGCTGATTGGAGCGGGTGAACTTTGCAATGGACTTTATGTGAACCGGTCAACCCCCACCACGGCCCTTTCTACTCAAATCACTGCGAATAAGCTTTTATGGCACCAACGCCTAGGTCATCCTTCCCGTTTAGTTATTCCTAGTCTTTTTAATAATTCTTGTGTTATTTCTGATTGTGATATTTGTGCTCGTTCTAAGCACACTAGACTACCTTTTCCTATTCATGCCAATAAAAGTACTATGCCTTTTAATCGGATtttttgtgatatatggggaGGCTATCATACGTCTTCTATTTGTGGTGCACATTATTTTCTcactattgttgatgatttttctcgCACCACTTGGATTTATCTCATGCGCTATAAATCCGAAGCATACACTTATCTTATGCACTTCTTTGCTCTCATTCAAAATCAATTCAAtaccaccattaaaaaaatccGTACTGACAATGGCcaagaatttctttctcatAAATTTCAACATTATCTTCACGACCAAGGCATCATTCATGAGCGTACCTGTGTTGAAACTCCCCAAAAAAACGGTGTTGCGGAACGTAAACATCGACACCTCTTGAATGTCGCTCGTAGTCTACGTTTTCAAGCTTCCTTACCTCTGAAATTTTGGGGTGACTGTGTGCTCACTGCTGCTTATCTCATAAACCGCACACCTAGTCGTCatcttcaaaataaatctcCTTTCAAACTTCTCTTTAATACCCCACCCAAATATGACCATCTCCGCGTTTTTGGATGTCTTTGCTATGCCCAAACTCTTCATGCTTCACGCAATAAATTTTCTCCTCGCGCCTCTAAATGTCTTTTTCTTGGTTATCCTAGCACTCATCGAGCCTACAAACTTTACAATCTAGAGACTCAGGCTATTTTTTACTCTCGTGATGTCACTTTTCATGAGCACCAGTTTCCTTTCCAGGACATCCCTTCTTCTCCTACCTCACTACCTATCATTCCTCTCCCTGTTCCTGAACCTATTCCACCACCTCTTCCTTCTGCATCTCCTCCTTCTGAACCTTCTTCTTCCGCATCCTCTCTTcccaactcttcttcttcttcccttacTCATCCTCGTCGCACCATTACTCGACCCGCCTACCTTCAGGACTATATATGCCCAACCATACACACCGAGTCCACTGCATCTTTCTCCGCTGCATCAATCTCAGGTACTGCTCATCCTTTATCTGCTTTTCTCTCTTATTCTCATTTTTCtccttctcatcttatttttttaaatgctctCATTGTTTTTGCTGATCCTTCTTGTTATTCCGCTGCTATTCGTCATGCCCATTGGCGTGACGCCATGTCTGCTGAACTTCATGCTCTTGAAGCCAATTCCACTTGGACGCTTGAGTCCCTCCCTCCTGGCAAGAAACCcattggctgcaaatgggtGTTCAAGACTAAACTCAAAGCCGATGGTTCTGTCGAAAGATACAAAGCTCGGTTAGTCGCCAAAGGCTATACTCAAGTTGAAGGCCTCGACTATCATGAAACTTTTGCTCCTGTGGCCAAAATGACTACCGTTCGGTGTTTGTTGGTTGTCGCTGCTTCTCGCCAATGGATTATTCATCAACTTGATGTTAATAATGCCTTCTTGCATGGGGACCTTgatgaagaagtttacatgaCCCCCCCTCCTGGTTATTGTTCGAAAGAGGAGACTCGTGTCTATCGTCTCCGAAAATCCCTCTACGGCCTCAAACAAGCCTTCTGCAATTGGTTTTTTAAACTAACCACTGTGCTTCTTCATGCaggtttttctcaatctcaggcAGATCATTCTTTATTCACCCTGATTACTTCTACCAGTATCACTCTTGTTCTTGTCTATGTCGATGATATCCTGGTTGCTGGCAATGATCGCTCCCAAATTGAGGTCTTCAAAAGTGTTCTCTCCACACACTTCAAAACTAAAGACCTTGGtcctcttaaatattttcttggtttagAAGTTGCTCGCTCACCTCAAGGCATCTTTCTCAACTAACGCAAATTTACTCTTGACATCCTCTCTGATAGTGGTCAACTCGGTGCTCGGACTGCTTCATTCCCCATGGAATAGAACTTAAAGCTCACCAACCACGATGGCTCTCTTCTTCCAGATCCTGCGCCTTATCGTCGACTTGTTGGTCGTCTAATATACTTGACTATCACTCGTCCTGACATTGTTTTTACAGTGAACATTCTCAATCAATTCATGCACGCTCCTCGTGCCCCCCACATGCAGGCTGCCACTCGCGTCCTTCGTTATCTCAAAGGTAGTCCCGGCCAAGGCATATTTTTTGCTTCCTCCAAATCTCTTCATGTCACTGCCTACACTGATTCCGATTGGGCCAGCTGTCCCACTACTCGTCGCTCCACCACCGGCTACTTTATTCAACTTGGATCCAGTCCTATCTCCTGGCGCACAAAAAACCAAACTACAGTGGCTCGTTCCTCTGCTGAAGTCGAATATCGTGCCATGGCCGTTACCATTTGTGAACTTACTTGGTTGAAACAGCTTCTCACTGATCTTGGTGTCTCTCACTCAGCGCCTTTCCATCTCCATTGTGACAACCAATTTGCTCTACATATTGCTCATAATCCTGTGTTCCATGAGCAtactaaacatattgaaattgaCTGTCACATTGTTTGTGATAAAATCCGGTCCGGCCTCCTTACCGCCATTCACATATCCTCTCATGAGCAAGTTGCTGACATATTCACCAAAGCATTAGGCCGGGATCTCTTTCATCACTTTTTATCCAAGTTGGGCATTACGGATCTCCATGCGCCAACTTGAGGGGGCATATTGACAGATCACTTTCCAAATCAAGCAACAATCTTCTCTATTTTTGTAACAACATGATTTTAGGAAATTAGCATTTACTTTGTAATTACCATATTCAATTAGTTACCTTAGATAGACTTAttcttgtatctatttattCAAACAATGTCTCAATGTAAAATTCAAGTGaatgaaatacaaaaatttGTATTCTTGACAGTAATGAAGATAATcggcatggataagagttggatgtgaGTTAGCGATCGATTGGGtcaaaattataatgtatacgctgaaggtgttaagaaattcttagagttcgcattgggtacatgtgatagtgatgggcgtattagatgcccatgtagAGAATGCAAGAATCTGCattctcataagatagacttggtgagagagcatctgtttgtcAAAGGTATTAACgagggttatactgatt contains:
- the LOC122310043 gene encoding uncharacterized protein LOC122310043, whose translation is MTRALNARNKLAFVNGTLSPPKPNSTDYPQWNQTKDMVLTWLLNSISPSIANSLEFHTDPRVVWLDLQSRFFHGNNARIYHLKRELSSLQQHTHLVHEYYNQIKQIWDKLSHLQQTNDLKEMQQQAEDERVYQFLLGLNDSFSQLRTQILAMETLPPITKIFSILFQEEQQRLLHVRPAVALEAHIFAAHSSGPPRKPLHCTECGKHGHTRDRCWCLVGYPAEREPRGKQ